From the genome of Pseudomonadales bacterium, one region includes:
- a CDS encoding sulfatase — protein MNNTFAPTAPPLRTTAALKRLASAFSLLCLSMTKASRYAQMATCIIALLSMATVTNVMAAAQKPNVLFISVDDLNDWVGYLGGHAQASTPNIDALAEQGAAFTHAYSSATACGPSRTALMYGSYPHRSGSYGHHKVYSPAQLLAKDRLPLNLVFQQNGYYTAGAGKIFHFEEKRGWHNYQKKFKGIKTKNEALGNNISLEIGVQQTDNDSDTKDGQMTDWVINELQRKHDKPFFIALGLKKPHLPFVAPRKYFAQHDLKTIKLPVVPAGDLDDLSQAGRLFSRATVGWDDTNHHKAILEVPGAWQKLVRAYLAASSFADANVGRLLAALQSSPYLDNTIVVLWGDHGWHLGEKSHWKKMTLWERGTKTPFIIKMPGGKANGMRIETPVSLQDIFPTLVDLCELKVDQQLDGNSLKPLLEDPATIWDKPALMSHGPGNFAVRQGPWRLIHYADGSEEFYNIKQDPQELTNLANLAEYAAPLGALQQHVPKTWRYILGPRFKKFSGAFSEAPATQQ, from the coding sequence ATGAATAATACTTTTGCACCAACCGCACCACCGCTGCGCACCACCGCTGCGCTTAAACGCCTGGCCTCGGCTTTTTCTCTGCTGTGTTTGAGTATGACAAAAGCAAGTCGATACGCTCAAATGGCCACCTGCATCATTGCGCTGCTAAGCATGGCTACTGTAACAAACGTAATGGCTGCGGCCCAGAAGCCAAACGTGCTGTTCATTTCGGTTGACGACCTCAATGACTGGGTCGGTTATCTTGGTGGTCATGCGCAGGCTAGTACCCCGAACATAGATGCCTTGGCTGAGCAAGGCGCTGCCTTCACCCATGCCTACAGTTCAGCTACGGCGTGCGGACCGTCGCGTACGGCATTGATGTACGGCAGCTATCCACACCGCAGTGGTTCGTACGGCCATCATAAGGTCTACTCCCCGGCACAACTATTGGCAAAGGATCGATTACCTTTAAACCTGGTGTTTCAACAAAACGGCTATTACACGGCGGGTGCCGGCAAGATTTTTCACTTTGAGGAAAAGCGCGGCTGGCATAACTATCAGAAAAAATTCAAGGGGATCAAAACGAAGAATGAAGCGCTTGGCAACAACATCTCGCTAGAAATTGGCGTTCAGCAAACGGATAACGACAGTGACACCAAAGACGGCCAAATGACAGACTGGGTGATCAACGAGTTGCAGCGTAAGCACGACAAGCCCTTCTTCATCGCCCTGGGTTTAAAAAAGCCGCATCTGCCGTTTGTTGCACCGCGCAAATATTTCGCGCAACATGATCTAAAAACCATAAAGCTCCCTGTGGTGCCTGCGGGTGATTTGGATGACTTGTCCCAAGCTGGCAGGTTGTTCTCCCGCGCAACGGTGGGATGGGACGATACTAACCATCACAAGGCTATCCTTGAGGTGCCGGGCGCCTGGCAGAAACTGGTCAGGGCATACCTGGCCGCGAGCTCATTTGCGGATGCCAACGTCGGCCGCTTGCTGGCGGCTCTGCAAAGCAGTCCGTACCTGGACAACACCATTGTTGTACTCTGGGGTGATCATGGCTGGCACTTGGGAGAGAAGAGCCACTGGAAGAAAATGACGCTTTGGGAGCGCGGCACAAAGACCCCGTTCATCATCAAGATGCCAGGAGGCAAGGCCAACGGTATGCGCATCGAGACCCCGGTGAGTCTGCAGGATATTTTCCCGACATTAGTCGATTTATGTGAACTGAAAGTCGACCAGCAACTCGACGGCAATAGCCTGAAGCCATTATTGGAGGATCCGGCGACGATCTGGGACAAGCCAGCGCTGATGTCGCATGGTCCTGGTAACTTTGCCGTGCGCCAGGGACCGTGGCGGTTGATCCACTACGCCGATGGCAGCGAGGAGTTCTATAACATCAAGCAAGATCCGCAAGAGCTAACCAACTTAGCCAACTTAGCCGAGTACGCAGCGCCACTTGGCGCGTTGCAACAACATGTGCCCAAAACATGGCGCTATATCTTGGGCCCGCGCTTCAAGAAGTTTTCTGGCGCATTCAGTGAAGCGCCAGCAACGCAACAGTGA